One window of Mycoplasma cottewii genomic DNA carries:
- a CDS encoding lipoprotein, with translation MKKILSLLSTLAVIGGSTLTVMSCKGRAANEIYVQTNQKWMPMYKKAAEAVNKSFEQRGYDWKIRLKEIDFFQEKDLIDQRGVKDKGISDIFTFPLDQYPKYVNQNTLKDLTEYIKNDLVKTKEDSERFGLEIDKSKQGIEGIKVKDNVNSWTSARVTNLEGKEIYGMIPMSVENLLWVFNKDRVGVEKESDGQGNSFSYLVGSEVDKVSNLDKWGKEGVPEKAQGKPKASIENLAKLNLNQKNNYEFEDGKEREDTSKGAPLVYMDAGNAFYGGTFLNSILNNREEEIKELKADFATPGMVWINKGAKANTTTKADFDSIWENKKFEADFNEATDTIVDFVKSFGKHIETIYGGASGQIGQIIEDALKDGTTAMSLIGPWEVSSKLEIMKKAEKNAGSTNYGFASIGDITFGSQNRKLTGFAGGFGRGVKSTIANRVSKSEKDGSELSKTQAAVEFINEISKEEYATELAFADGKISAYKKVADNIVKELEEGKNVKPASGSRTQTDVDAEKENRKLIGGAYKAIIDGYGKTGKNADVAPRANNELFGIYWGSYATAFGSTFNKKQNREGEKFHQIFRSTYKQEKDRYRFH, from the coding sequence ATGAAAAAAATACTATCATTGCTTTCTACATTAGCTGTTATTGGTGGTTCAACATTAACTGTTATGTCATGTAAAGGACGTGCTGCTAATGAAATTTATGTACAAACCAATCAAAAATGAATGCCAATGTATAAAAAAGCTGCAGAAGCTGTTAATAAATCTTTTGAACAAAGAGGATATGATTGAAAAATTAGATTAAAAGAAATTGATTTTTTCCAAGAAAAAGATTTAATCGATCAAAGAGGGGTTAAAGATAAAGGGATTTCAGATATCTTTACTTTCCCTTTAGATCAATATCCTAAATATGTTAACCAAAACACTTTAAAAGACTTAACTGAATATATTAAAAATGATTTAGTTAAAACTAAAGAAGATTCAGAACGTTTTGGATTAGAAATTGATAAATCAAAACAAGGAATTGAAGGAATTAAAGTAAAAGATAACGTAAACTCTTGAACATCTGCACGTGTTACTAATTTAGAAGGAAAAGAAATTTATGGTATGATTCCTATGTCAGTTGAAAACTTATTATGAGTTTTTAACAAAGATCGTGTAGGAGTTGAAAAAGAATCTGATGGACAAGGTAATTCATTCAGTTATTTAGTTGGTTCTGAAGTTGATAAAGTAAGTAATTTAGATAAATGAGGAAAAGAAGGGGTTCCAGAAAAAGCTCAAGGAAAACCAAAAGCAAGTATTGAAAATTTAGCTAAATTAAACCTAAATCAAAAAAACAACTATGAGTTTGAAGATGGTAAAGAAAGAGAAGATACTTCAAAAGGTGCACCTTTAGTTTATATGGACGCTGGTAATGCATTCTACGGAGGAACTTTCTTAAATTCTATTTTAAATAATAGAGAAGAAGAAATAAAAGAATTAAAAGCCGATTTCGCAACACCAGGAATGGTTTGAATTAATAAAGGTGCGAAAGCAAATACAACAACAAAAGCTGATTTTGATTCAATTTGAGAAAACAAAAAATTTGAAGCCGACTTTAATGAAGCTACAGATACAATCGTTGACTTTGTAAAATCATTCGGTAAACATATTGAAACAATTTATGGTGGTGCTAGTGGTCAAATTGGACAAATTATTGAAGATGCTCTAAAAGACGGAACAACAGCTATGTCTTTAATTGGTCCTTGAGAAGTTTCATCTAAATTAGAAATTATGAAAAAAGCTGAAAAAAATGCTGGTTCAACAAATTATGGATTTGCTTCAATAGGTGATATAACATTTGGATCACAAAATAGAAAATTAACAGGATTTGCTGGTGGATTTGGTCGAGGTGTGAAATCTACAATTGCAAATAGAGTTTCAAAATCAGAAAAAGATGGATCAGAACTTTCAAAAACACAAGCCGCTGTTGAATTTATAAACGAAATTTCTAAGGAAGAATATGCAACAGAATTAGCATTTGCTGATGGAAAAATCAGTGCTTATAAAAAAGTTGCTGATAATATAGTAAAAGAATTAGAAGAAGGAAAAAATGTTAAACCTGCATCAGGAAGTAGAACACAAACTGATGTTGATGCAGAAAAAGAAAATAGAAAATTAATTGGAGGTGCATATAAAGCTATTATAGATGGTTATGGAAAAACTGGTAAAAATGCCGATGTAGCCCCAAGAGCAAATAACGAATTATTTGGTATTTACTGAGGATCTTATGCAACAGCGTTTGGTTCAACATTCAACAAAAAACAAAATAGAGAAGGCGAAAAATTCCACCAAATTTTCAGAAGTACATATAAACAAGAAAAAGACAGATATAGATTCCATTAA
- a CDS encoding ABC transporter ATP-binding protein, whose translation MKVELRNISKKYEGNSFYTLENIDLTIDDNDFCVILGPSGCGKTTLLRIIAGLNSITKGDLLFDGVKVNNLLPKDRDIAMVFQSYALYPHYNVYKNLAFGLEMKKEKKEIINHRVRGAAKLLNIEKYLFKKPRELSGGQQQRVALGRAIVRKPKLFLMDEPLSNLDAKLRESMRTELVSIHRILGTTTIYVTHDQLEAMTMATKIVLMNNQVIQQVGKPEEFYNKPNNLFVAKFIGTPTMKVLEGRLKGQSFVCDTKDYKVKLTKEEVELIKKEGTDRLYLGVRSEDATIVDYDDPKANVQGTVINSELLGMNKQITCEIEPSNNFIITAAKDVSISIDSKVGIQINRYHLFNGITEKRIG comes from the coding sequence ATGAAAGTTGAATTAAGAAATATATCAAAAAAATACGAAGGTAACTCATTTTACACACTTGAAAACATTGATTTAACTATTGATGATAATGACTTTTGTGTAATTTTAGGACCATCTGGATGTGGTAAAACCACATTACTAAGAATTATTGCAGGTCTAAACTCAATTACAAAAGGTGACTTATTATTTGATGGAGTTAAAGTAAACAACCTTTTACCAAAAGATCGTGATATAGCTATGGTATTCCAAAGCTATGCTTTATACCCTCACTATAATGTTTATAAAAACCTAGCCTTTGGTTTAGAGATGAAAAAAGAGAAAAAAGAAATCATCAACCATAGAGTTAGAGGAGCTGCAAAATTATTAAATATTGAAAAATATTTATTCAAAAAACCTAGAGAATTATCAGGAGGGCAACAACAACGTGTTGCTTTAGGGCGTGCGATTGTTAGAAAGCCTAAGTTATTCTTAATGGATGAGCCATTATCAAACTTAGATGCTAAACTAAGAGAATCAATGAGAACTGAATTAGTTTCAATTCATAGAATTTTAGGAACAACTACAATTTATGTTACTCACGATCAATTAGAAGCTATGACTATGGCTACAAAAATTGTTTTAATGAACAACCAAGTTATTCAACAAGTTGGTAAACCAGAAGAATTCTATAATAAACCAAATAACTTATTCGTAGCAAAATTCATTGGTACACCAACAATGAAAGTTTTAGAAGGTAGACTTAAAGGACAAAGCTTCGTTTGTGATACTAAAGACTACAAAGTTAAGTTAACAAAAGAAGAAGTAGAGTTAATTAAAAAAGAAGGAACAGACAGATTATATTTAGGAGTCAGAAGTGAAGATGCAACTATCGTTGATTATGATGATCCAAAAGCTAATGTTCAAGGAACAGTTATTAACTCTGAGTTATTAGGTATGAACAAACAAATTACTTGTGAGATTGAACCATCAAATAATTTTATTATTACAGCAGCAAAAGATGTTTCTATTTCAATTGACAGTAAAGTTGGAATACAAATTAACAGATATCATTTATTCAATGGTATTACTGAAAAACGTATTGGATAA
- a CDS encoding sugar ABC transporter permease produces MAIKIQVKKEDVVDKSIQFSNLLKPVKKYDISNFKRSGYSAIIRTTLLNHETIKNTNKVKDYQQFIKSNYIFGNIVDVYTKFTDDKKLIEGLLLSLISNAFSTFNDKNNFDVFVGNQNMNEVIKETIDEELIKEIENYAKKQSIKDFKHFGFKNLDTYEFISNWKKINAIIVCYFKKINLEELGRILASEFLLTYETHKEVKDFVSINLIEHENLSEDFSFNKINSLLEEVFDEMSNQNIDSLTVQEIIILLLKKSLTYQIENGDKKWWTKIIDNRKSKEKFRLYCSEEINEKIASELRMLTNPQLLGEVQDKKSEQKKKFNHYNVLKINNKNYKIDPEGLKNAKTIFKTKDLIDFQASLTETYFRSKHLNFNKYHNHLLIVKLSTLAYLYPLKNKDKNINFDKAREVFETLILKTASQISAEFTILLENIISSDQKLKNDFFESKEIDKLGRYKYWSKYVAITKVIYENLNLNTRIIEASVIYEILKNEVFAYETMKKSNSLFSNCEVSYNDISKYQNDLLFVIEQELKKEKNNAYVKYVRFLTETFGKLYLSDKPPLNLYGKIGLVFTYLVLIAWALIIIVPVLQVVSQAFNYYSSNESSSSAGKIGTIGRFDFKQFAFSAANFSYLFTETKFKFWVVNSLVIAIITMLAMVLVTAMVGYAFSRFRFKGKRVSLMTVMLIQMIPTVSSFIVFYVMFQLLHEKFKIPGQLMLVFIYVGGGIPGNVFILKGFLDNISTDIDDAAKIDGCSIWMVFTRVIIPLAKPMLSVIALWSFIGPFGDVLLPKLLLDDPEDWTMATGLNSLLNQSGVIAQGAFAAGSLLVAVPISTLFIMLQGNITSGLSGGVKG; encoded by the coding sequence ATGGCTATAAAAATTCAAGTTAAAAAAGAAGATGTAGTAGATAAATCTATACAATTTTCTAATCTTTTAAAACCAGTTAAAAAATACGATATATCAAATTTCAAAAGATCTGGTTATTCAGCTATTATAAGAACAACGCTTCTAAATCATGAAACTATTAAAAACACAAATAAAGTAAAAGATTATCAGCAATTTATAAAAAGTAATTACATTTTCGGGAATATCGTTGATGTTTATACAAAATTTACTGATGATAAAAAATTAATCGAAGGTTTATTATTATCATTAATTTCAAATGCATTTTCAACATTTAATGATAAAAATAATTTTGATGTTTTTGTCGGAAATCAAAACATGAACGAAGTAATTAAAGAAACTATTGATGAAGAGTTAATTAAAGAAATTGAAAATTATGCAAAAAAACAATCTATAAAAGATTTTAAACATTTTGGATTTAAAAATTTAGATACATATGAATTTATTTCTAATTGAAAAAAAATTAATGCTATTATTGTTTGTTATTTCAAAAAGATTAATCTTGAAGAATTAGGAAGAATTTTAGCTAGTGAATTCTTATTAACTTATGAAACACATAAAGAAGTAAAAGACTTTGTTTCTATCAATTTAATTGAGCATGAAAATCTATCAGAAGATTTCTCATTTAATAAAATCAATTCATTACTAGAAGAAGTTTTTGATGAAATGAGCAATCAAAATATTGATAGTTTAACAGTTCAAGAAATAATCATTTTATTACTAAAAAAATCATTAACTTACCAAATCGAAAATGGTGATAAAAAATGATGAACTAAAATAATCGACAACAGAAAATCAAAAGAAAAATTTAGATTATACTGTAGTGAAGAAATTAACGAAAAAATCGCAAGTGAATTGCGTATGTTAACTAATCCTCAACTTTTAGGTGAAGTTCAAGATAAAAAAAGTGAACAAAAGAAAAAATTTAATCATTACAATGTTTTAAAAATTAATAACAAAAATTACAAAATAGATCCTGAAGGATTAAAAAACGCTAAAACAATTTTTAAAACCAAAGATCTTATTGATTTCCAAGCTAGTTTAACTGAAACATACTTTAGATCTAAACACCTGAATTTCAATAAATATCATAATCATTTATTAATTGTAAAATTATCTACTTTAGCATATCTTTACCCATTAAAAAATAAAGATAAAAATATCAATTTTGATAAAGCTAGAGAAGTATTTGAAACATTAATATTAAAAACAGCAAGCCAAATTTCTGCTGAATTTACTATTTTATTAGAAAATATAATTTCAAGCGATCAAAAATTAAAAAACGATTTTTTTGAAAGCAAGGAAATAGATAAATTAGGACGTTATAAATATTGATCAAAATATGTTGCAATAACTAAAGTGATATATGAGAATTTAAACTTAAACACAAGAATAATAGAAGCAAGTGTTATATACGAAATTCTTAAAAATGAAGTATTCGCTTATGAAACTATGAAAAAATCTAATTCATTATTCAGTAATTGCGAAGTTTCATACAATGATATTTCAAAATATCAAAACGACTTATTATTTGTAATTGAACAAGAACTTAAAAAAGAAAAAAATAATGCTTATGTTAAATATGTTAGATTTTTAACTGAAACATTTGGAAAACTTTATCTATCAGATAAACCTCCATTAAATCTTTATGGAAAAATTGGTCTAGTATTTACTTACTTAGTATTAATTGCATGAGCATTAATAATTATTGTTCCAGTACTTCAAGTTGTTTCTCAAGCGTTTAACTATTACTCATCAAATGAATCAAGTTCAAGTGCAGGAAAAATCGGAACAATTGGTAGATTTGACTTTAAACAATTTGCATTTAGTGCTGCTAACTTTAGTTATTTATTTACTGAAACTAAATTTAAATTCTGAGTAGTAAATTCATTAGTTATAGCAATTATTACAATGCTAGCTATGGTATTGGTAACCGCTATGGTTGGATATGCATTCTCTCGTTTTAGATTTAAAGGTAAAAGAGTTAGTTTAATGACTGTTATGTTGATTCAAATGATACCAACCGTTTCAAGTTTTATTGTGTTTTATGTAATGTTCCAATTACTACATGAAAAATTCAAAATTCCAGGTCAATTAATGTTGGTATTTATTTATGTTGGTGGTGGAATTCCTGGAAACGTATTTATTCTTAAAGGATTCCTAGACAACATTTCAACAGATATAGATGATGCTGCTAAAATTGATGGATGTAGTATTTGAATGGTATTTACTAGAGTAATCATTCCATTAGCTAAACCTATGTTATCAGTTATTGCTTTATGATCATTTATTGGACCATTCGGTGATGTTCTATTACCAAAATTATTACTAGATGATCCTGAAGATTGAACAATGGCTACAGGATTAAACAGTTTACTAAATCAATCAGGAGTAATTGCGCAAGGTGCATTCGCTGCTGGTTCATTACTTGTTGCCGTTCCTATTAGTACACTATTTATAATGCTTCAAGGAAATATTACAAGCGGATTATCAGGAGGAGTAAAAGGTTAA
- a CDS encoding glycoside hydrolase family 65 protein: protein MNTKIDVNIKRLFEVDEWKLTENKLPEDGFDFRLSESITSLGNEYLGMRGNFEETYSGDTHKGCYIGGLWYPDKTIVGWWKNGYPKYFGKVINAVNFLGLNVVVDGVELDLFKQKPTSYSRTLDLKQGILTRKFTTVVNNKNIKVDAERFVSIANKELTAVKYSITSDQDMTLDLTSYIDGDVINRDSNYNTKFWTHLDSKATDNSQLVVSKMIENNYGIERFSYASLAVNNFNLTPSKITSDQCNLYAKTSYKFDLKANETLTIYKMISTVHSLYYSEEELAVKAGEVSCEINKLSYEELKQKHVELWAKRWESCDVKIIGSDLDQQAIRFNLFQLFCTYYGNDDRLNIGPKGFTGEKYGGATYWDTEAYCLPLYLKASDPKISRNLLKYRHNHLPKAIENAQSLGFKGALYPMVTFNGVECHNEWEITFEEIHRNAAMVYAIYNYTNYTGDYEYIKELGMDVMVEIARFWADRVHYHSIKDKYFIHGVTGPNEYENNVNNNWLTNLMARWVLTYTLEMLDKLQLDKSRWNLSVDELNKWQDIINKMYLPYDENLKVFVQHDTFLDKELKHKDLLSKDERPLNKNWSWDRILRSVYIKQADVLQGIYYLWDQFTREEIIRNFEFYEQFTVHESSLSPCIHSIIASRVDLMDKAYEFYNRTARLDLDNYNNDTDDGLHITSMTGSYLAIIEGFGGMIIRDGVPHFSPKLPQQWQGYEFNVNFRSRILKVKRTKTETIITLVSGEALKINVFDKEYQLESEIKIGA, encoded by the coding sequence ATGAATACAAAAATTGATGTAAATATTAAAAGATTATTTGAAGTAGACGAATGAAAATTAACTGAAAATAAACTACCTGAAGATGGTTTTGATTTCAGATTAAGTGAATCAATTACATCATTAGGAAATGAATATCTAGGAATGAGAGGAAATTTTGAAGAAACTTATTCTGGAGATACTCACAAAGGTTGTTATATTGGTGGATTATGATATCCAGATAAAACAATTGTTGGATGATGAAAAAATGGTTATCCAAAATACTTTGGTAAAGTAATTAATGCCGTTAACTTTTTAGGTTTAAATGTTGTTGTTGATGGAGTTGAATTAGATTTATTCAAACAAAAACCAACATCTTACAGCAGAACTTTAGACTTAAAACAAGGTATTTTAACTAGAAAATTCACAACAGTTGTTAATAATAAAAATATTAAAGTTGACGCAGAACGTTTTGTTTCAATTGCAAATAAAGAATTAACTGCTGTTAAATACTCAATTACTAGTGATCAAGATATGACTTTAGATTTAACTAGTTATATTGATGGAGATGTAATTAACCGTGATTCAAACTATAACACTAAATTCTGAACTCATTTAGACTCAAAAGCTACTGATAATTCTCAATTAGTAGTTTCAAAAATGATTGAAAATAACTATGGAATTGAACGTTTTAGTTATGCAAGTTTAGCAGTTAATAACTTTAATTTAACTCCTAGTAAAATTACTAGTGATCAATGCAATTTATATGCAAAAACTTCATATAAATTTGATTTAAAAGCTAATGAAACATTAACTATTTATAAGATGATTTCAACTGTTCATTCACTATATTATAGTGAAGAAGAACTAGCAGTTAAAGCTGGTGAAGTTTCATGTGAAATCAATAAATTAAGTTATGAAGAATTAAAACAAAAACACGTTGAATTATGAGCTAAACGTTGAGAATCTTGTGATGTTAAAATTATCGGATCAGATTTAGATCAACAAGCAATAAGATTTAACTTATTCCAATTATTCTGTACTTATTATGGAAACGATGATCGTTTAAATATTGGTCCTAAAGGATTTACTGGTGAAAAATATGGTGGAGCAACTTATTGAGATACAGAAGCTTACTGTTTACCTTTATACTTAAAAGCTTCAGATCCAAAAATCAGCCGAAACCTATTAAAATACCGTCACAATCATTTACCAAAAGCTATCGAAAATGCTCAATCATTAGGATTTAAAGGTGCATTATATCCAATGGTTACATTCAATGGTGTTGAATGTCATAACGAATGAGAAATTACATTTGAAGAAATTCATAGAAATGCCGCTATGGTTTATGCTATTTATAATTACACTAACTACACAGGTGATTATGAATACATTAAAGAACTTGGAATGGATGTAATGGTTGAAATCGCAAGATTCTGAGCAGATAGAGTACATTATCATTCAATTAAAGATAAATACTTTATTCACGGAGTAACTGGACCAAATGAATATGAAAACAACGTTAATAACAACTGATTAACTAACTTAATGGCTAGATGAGTATTAACTTATACTTTAGAAATGTTAGACAAATTACAATTAGATAAATCAAGATGAAATTTATCAGTTGATGAATTAAACAAGTGACAAGACATTATTAACAAAATGTACTTACCATATGATGAAAATCTAAAAGTGTTTGTTCAACACGATACTTTCTTAGATAAAGAATTAAAACACAAAGATTTATTAAGTAAAGATGAAAGACCTTTAAATAAAAACTGAAGTTGAGATAGAATTCTAAGAAGTGTTTATATTAAACAAGCTGACGTTTTACAAGGAATTTACTATCTATGAGATCAATTCACTAGAGAAGAAATAATTAGAAACTTTGAATTCTATGAACAATTTACAGTTCATGAATCAAGTTTAAGTCCATGTATTCACTCAATTATTGCTTCAAGAGTTGATTTAATGGATAAAGCTTATGAATTCTACAACCGTACAGCTAGATTAGATTTAGATAACTACAACAATGATACTGATGATGGATTACACATTACAAGTATGACAGGAAGTTATTTAGCTATTATTGAAGGATTTGGTGGAATGATTATTAGAGATGGTGTTCCTCACTTCTCACCAAAACTTCCACAACAATGACAAGG
- a CDS encoding carbohydrate ABC transporter permease, producing MFAALPILISFILYSFGVGNIEGKGLLGLVDFGASVHDSDGRFYLVEGIIALILTFGTCLAILSTWIDSRSNAKKMRIGARSSTFSQTRTFLKSHGIPYILSLPAIIGMMFIVLVPIISTVIIAFTNYGKGNDPGRPGQIIQWVGFENFKSIFGGEYFPSFKYVMGWTFTWVIFTTVSVIAVGSLFALLVNHDRLKGKRIFRLIFLLPWAVPSFIMVMVFAILLSSADFNRFTQRWIGVSGWTSEQTQARIVLIMLQTWLGHSYMFLLITGVLQGISKDLYDSSTIDGASRWKQLMRITIPLILAQVAPLLVGQFVFNFGNFGIIYLFGANAQALNPADNKPYPGQPGITDILISFVFKIATHPDRYTYGIAASFIIVSSFVVVGISANGFRRMNAFKN from the coding sequence ATGTTTGCTGCACTGCCAATATTAATATCATTTATATTATATTCATTTGGAGTTGGAAACATTGAAGGGAAAGGTTTATTAGGATTAGTTGATTTTGGTGCTAGTGTTCACGATAGTGATGGACGTTTCTATCTAGTTGAAGGTATTATTGCACTTATTCTTACTTTTGGAACATGTCTTGCAATTCTTTCTACATGAATTGATTCAAGAAGTAACGCTAAAAAAATGAGAATAGGTGCAAGATCAAGTACTTTTAGTCAAACAAGAACATTCTTAAAATCACACGGAATTCCATACATCTTATCATTACCTGCTATTATAGGAATGATGTTTATTGTACTTGTTCCAATTATTTCAACAGTAATTATTGCATTCACTAATTATGGTAAAGGAAACGATCCAGGACGTCCTGGTCAAATCATCCAATGAGTTGGATTTGAAAACTTTAAATCTATTTTCGGAGGAGAATATTTCCCATCGTTCAAATACGTTATGGGATGAACATTTACATGAGTTATCTTTACTACAGTTTCAGTTATTGCAGTAGGTTCATTATTTGCATTACTAGTTAATCATGATAGATTAAAAGGAAAACGTATTTTCAGATTAATATTTTTATTACCTTGAGCTGTTCCATCGTTTATTATGGTGATGGTATTTGCGATCTTACTTTCAAGTGCGGATTTTAACAGATTCACACAAAGATGGATTGGAGTTAGTGGATGAACTTCAGAACAAACTCAAGCACGTATTGTTCTGATAATGCTACAAACATGATTAGGACACTCATACATGTTCTTATTAATTACTGGTGTTTTACAAGGTATATCAAAAGACTTATATGATTCATCAACAATCGATGGTGCTTCAAGATGAAAACAATTAATGAGAATTACAATCCCGCTAATTCTTGCTCAAGTTGCTCCGTTACTAGTCGGTCAATTTGTTTTCAACTTCGGTAACTTTGGTATTATTTATCTATTTGGAGCAAACGCTCAGGCTTTAAACCCTGCAGATAATAAACCATATCCAGGACAACCTGGTATAACAGATATTTTAATTTCATTCGTGTTTAAAATAGCAACACACCCAGATAGATATACTTATGGTATTGCTGCTTCATTTATTATAGTTTCATCATTTGTTGTTGTTGGAATCTCAGCAAATGGATTTAGAAGAATGAATGCTTTCAAAAATTAG